A genomic segment from Stegostoma tigrinum isolate sSteTig4 chromosome 1, sSteTig4.hap1, whole genome shotgun sequence encodes:
- the prdm8b gene encoding PR domain zinc finger protein 8b isoform X3, protein MEDPSVHKSFWESDASRAVQQCLTNIFTSVYTTCDIPENAIFGPCVLSHTSLYDSIAFIALKSTDKRTVPYIFRVDTSAANSSSEGLMWLRLVQSARDKEEQNLEAYVKNGQLFYRSLRRIDKDEELLVWYGKELLELLLLSNFRAQAKINGSSPYTCLDCSQRFQCEYPFLAHLRFRCQKKLGCTATDENIKISGDREHQTVDGSSVKFSRSERLSAFANVENTKTITDFHNLARDMENPRENVRNRRETESINENKRKYDEAEEKTHNILHTAKLSERTLSIPRENLSCPSQQFRGGYFNLRENGRLMAPSSPEPADAKRSAFFEVKRTSLNLKQIPKDSVADIDNKNGAGPISSSPGKPLDIKSVLTETQVPSCLDNIAMGSAFRSVSQLCGSEERKSAFSQPARSFTQLSPLLVSQKVIPGLECHPAVGDSARLYPANALTAKLQSAEVNGNCTMQGGLAKQSPFVYATAFWPKTSGPIQLQVPSALTLLPPSFTSFCLPAQNWCAKCNASFRMTSDLVYHMRSHHKKEYAMEPLVKRRREEKLKCPICNESFRERHHLSRHMTSHN, encoded by the exons ATGGAAGATCCAAGTGTTCACAAGAGTTTTTGGGAGAGCGATGCCAGCAGAGCTGTCCAGCAATGTCTAACCAACATTTTCACCAGCGTCTATACAACCTGTGACATTCCAGAAAATGCCATCTTCGGACCCTGCGTGCTGAGCCACACATCCCTCTACGACAGCATCGCTTTCATTGCTCTGAAATCAACCGACAAAAGAACCGTGCCCTATATCTTTCGG GTGGATACTTCAGCAGCGAACAGCTCCTCCGAGGGCTTAATGTGGCTCAGACTAGTCCAGTCGGCCAGGGATAAAGAAGAACAAAATCTGGAGGCATATGTGAAAAACGGCCAGTTGTTTTATCGATCTCTGAGGCGGATTGACAAAGATGAAGAATTGCTTGTGTGGTATGGGAAAGAACTGTTGGAGCTGTTACTTCTCAGCAACTTCCGGGCACAAGCCAAAATAAATG GATCTTCGCCTTACACATGCCTGGACTGCAGCCAGCGATTTCAGTGCGAATACCCCTTCCTAGCACATTTGCGATTCCGCTGTCAGAAGAAGCTGGGCTGCACTGCGACGGACGAGAACATCAAGATCAGCGGAGACCGTGAGCATCAAACTGTTGACGGATCAAGTGTTAAATTCAGCCGATCCGAGCGACTGTCGGCCTTTGCCAATGTCGAAAATACTAAAACCATCACAGATTTTCACAATCTCGCCAGAGATATGGAAAATCCGAGAGAGAATGTGAGGAACCGTCGAGAAACTGAAAgcataaatgaaaataaaagaaagtacGACGAGGCGGAAGAAAAGACTCACAATATACTCCACACTGCAAAACTGTCCGAGAGAACACTGTCCATCCCAAGGGAAAATCTTTCCTGTCCTTCccagcagttcagaggaggttacTTCAACCTGAGAGAAAATGGAAGGCTAATGGCACCATCCAGCCCTGAGCCGGCAGACGCCAAGCGAAGCGCCTTCTTTGAGGTGAAACGAACTTCCCTGAATCTTAAACAGATCCCGAAAGACAGTGTTGCCGACATAGACAACAAGAATGGTGCAGGCCCCATCAGCAGCTCTCCCGGGAAGCCGCTGGACATCAAGTCTGTTCTGACTGAAACACAAGTCCCTTCCTGCCTGGACAACATTGCCATGGGCAGTGCGTTTCGGAGCGTCTCCCAACTTTGTGGCAGCGAGGAAAGGAAGAGTGCGTTTTCTCAACCAGCCAGGTCGTTTACCCAGCTCTCTCCACTCTTGGTGTCCCAGAAAGTGATTCCGGGCTTGGAGTGTCATCCTGCGGTCGGTGACTCTGCGAGGCTTTATCCAGCCAATGCTTTAACTGCAAAGCTCCAGAGCGCAGAGGTGAACGGCAATTGTACCATGCAAGGCGGCCTGGCTAAACAAAGCCCTTTCGTCTATGCGACTGCCTTCTGGCCGAAGACTTCGGGGCCCATTCAGCTGCAAGTACCATCCGCACTGACCCTCCTTCCGCCCtcattcacatccttttgtttACCCGCGCAGAACTGGTGTGCCAAATGCAACGCTTCTTTTAGAATGACATCCGATTTAGTGTACCACATGAGATCGCACCACAAAAAGGAGTACGCCATGGAGCCGCTGGTGAAAAGACGAAGGGAGGAAAAGCTTAAATGTCCCATTTGCAATGAATCCTTTAGGGAACGTCACCACCTCTCCCGGCACATGACCTCTCATAACTGA
- the prdm8b gene encoding PR domain zinc finger protein 8b isoform X1 yields MTGPSQSISLALPDTFLVEKWFRLRSTKIIDRTGRQGRYQCTLATLHWAFIETQPIFIKSARTVVNMGDRETSLAGVSTLEIFWNWNFSSVKMATVLSRLIFACTDFMRPKFGTGVLQIRPGFIIGTIVYCRCFFFKLKHFDFCMSFSTEMTFFSHFLAERAFPMEDPSVHKSFWESDASRAVQQCLTNIFTSVYTTCDIPENAIFGPCVLSHTSLYDSIAFIALKSTDKRTVPYIFRVDTSAANSSSEGLMWLRLVQSARDKEEQNLEAYVKNGQLFYRSLRRIDKDEELLVWYGKELLELLLLSNFRAQAKINGSSPYTCLDCSQRFQCEYPFLAHLRFRCQKKLGCTATDENIKISGDREHQTVDGSSVKFSRSERLSAFANVENTKTITDFHNLARDMENPRENVRNRRETESINENKRKYDEAEEKTHNILHTAKLSERTLSIPRENLSCPSQQFRGGYFNLRENGRLMAPSSPEPADAKRSAFFEVKRTSLNLKQIPKDSVADIDNKNGAGPISSSPGKPLDIKSVLTETQVPSCLDNIAMGSAFRSVSQLCGSEERKSAFSQPARSFTQLSPLLVSQKVIPGLECHPAVGDSARLYPANALTAKLQSAEVNGNCTMQGGLAKQSPFVYATAFWPKTSGPIQLQVPSALTLLPPSFTSFCLPAQNWCAKCNASFRMTSDLVYHMRSHHKKEYAMEPLVKRRREEKLKCPICNESFRERHHLSRHMTSHN; encoded by the exons ATGACAGGACCCTCTCAGTCCATTTCACTTGCACTTCCAGACACATTTCTTGTTGAGAAATGGTTTCGTCTGCGTTCGACCAAAATAATAGATCGAACTGGGAGGCAAGGCAGGTACCAATGCACTTTGGCGACGTTGCATTGGGCATTTATCGAAACACAACCAATTTTCATAAAATCTGCGCGAACAGTAGTGAACATGGGTGACAGAGAAACAAGTCTTGCTGGGGTGTCAACATTAGAAATATTTTGGAATTGGAACTTTAGTTCTGTAAAAATGGCTACGGTGCTGAGCAGACTCATCTTCGCTTGTACTGATTTCATGAGACCCAAGTTTGGTACAGGAGTCTTGCAAATAAGACCTGGATTTATAATTGGGACGATCGTTTATTGTCGGTGTTTTTTCTTCAAGCTGAAGCATTTTGACTTCTGCATGTCTTTCAGCACCGAGATGACCTTTTTCTCTCATTTTCTCGCAGAACGAGCCTTCCCGATGGAAGATCCAAGTGTTCACAAGAGTTTTTGGGAGAGCGATGCCAGCAGAGCTGTCCAGCAATGTCTAACCAACATTTTCACCAGCGTCTATACAACCTGTGACATTCCAGAAAATGCCATCTTCGGACCCTGCGTGCTGAGCCACACATCCCTCTACGACAGCATCGCTTTCATTGCTCTGAAATCAACCGACAAAAGAACCGTGCCCTATATCTTTCGG GTGGATACTTCAGCAGCGAACAGCTCCTCCGAGGGCTTAATGTGGCTCAGACTAGTCCAGTCGGCCAGGGATAAAGAAGAACAAAATCTGGAGGCATATGTGAAAAACGGCCAGTTGTTTTATCGATCTCTGAGGCGGATTGACAAAGATGAAGAATTGCTTGTGTGGTATGGGAAAGAACTGTTGGAGCTGTTACTTCTCAGCAACTTCCGGGCACAAGCCAAAATAAATG GATCTTCGCCTTACACATGCCTGGACTGCAGCCAGCGATTTCAGTGCGAATACCCCTTCCTAGCACATTTGCGATTCCGCTGTCAGAAGAAGCTGGGCTGCACTGCGACGGACGAGAACATCAAGATCAGCGGAGACCGTGAGCATCAAACTGTTGACGGATCAAGTGTTAAATTCAGCCGATCCGAGCGACTGTCGGCCTTTGCCAATGTCGAAAATACTAAAACCATCACAGATTTTCACAATCTCGCCAGAGATATGGAAAATCCGAGAGAGAATGTGAGGAACCGTCGAGAAACTGAAAgcataaatgaaaataaaagaaagtacGACGAGGCGGAAGAAAAGACTCACAATATACTCCACACTGCAAAACTGTCCGAGAGAACACTGTCCATCCCAAGGGAAAATCTTTCCTGTCCTTCccagcagttcagaggaggttacTTCAACCTGAGAGAAAATGGAAGGCTAATGGCACCATCCAGCCCTGAGCCGGCAGACGCCAAGCGAAGCGCCTTCTTTGAGGTGAAACGAACTTCCCTGAATCTTAAACAGATCCCGAAAGACAGTGTTGCCGACATAGACAACAAGAATGGTGCAGGCCCCATCAGCAGCTCTCCCGGGAAGCCGCTGGACATCAAGTCTGTTCTGACTGAAACACAAGTCCCTTCCTGCCTGGACAACATTGCCATGGGCAGTGCGTTTCGGAGCGTCTCCCAACTTTGTGGCAGCGAGGAAAGGAAGAGTGCGTTTTCTCAACCAGCCAGGTCGTTTACCCAGCTCTCTCCACTCTTGGTGTCCCAGAAAGTGATTCCGGGCTTGGAGTGTCATCCTGCGGTCGGTGACTCTGCGAGGCTTTATCCAGCCAATGCTTTAACTGCAAAGCTCCAGAGCGCAGAGGTGAACGGCAATTGTACCATGCAAGGCGGCCTGGCTAAACAAAGCCCTTTCGTCTATGCGACTGCCTTCTGGCCGAAGACTTCGGGGCCCATTCAGCTGCAAGTACCATCCGCACTGACCCTCCTTCCGCCCtcattcacatccttttgtttACCCGCGCAGAACTGGTGTGCCAAATGCAACGCTTCTTTTAGAATGACATCCGATTTAGTGTACCACATGAGATCGCACCACAAAAAGGAGTACGCCATGGAGCCGCTGGTGAAAAGACGAAGGGAGGAAAAGCTTAAATGTCCCATTTGCAATGAATCCTTTAGGGAACGTCACCACCTCTCCCGGCACATGACCTCTCATAACTGA
- the prdm8b gene encoding PR domain zinc finger protein 8b isoform X2 — translation MSLHFYSLANKGKWGGREQCGGELFLSSERAFPMEDPSVHKSFWESDASRAVQQCLTNIFTSVYTTCDIPENAIFGPCVLSHTSLYDSIAFIALKSTDKRTVPYIFRVDTSAANSSSEGLMWLRLVQSARDKEEQNLEAYVKNGQLFYRSLRRIDKDEELLVWYGKELLELLLLSNFRAQAKINGSSPYTCLDCSQRFQCEYPFLAHLRFRCQKKLGCTATDENIKISGDREHQTVDGSSVKFSRSERLSAFANVENTKTITDFHNLARDMENPRENVRNRRETESINENKRKYDEAEEKTHNILHTAKLSERTLSIPRENLSCPSQQFRGGYFNLRENGRLMAPSSPEPADAKRSAFFEVKRTSLNLKQIPKDSVADIDNKNGAGPISSSPGKPLDIKSVLTETQVPSCLDNIAMGSAFRSVSQLCGSEERKSAFSQPARSFTQLSPLLVSQKVIPGLECHPAVGDSARLYPANALTAKLQSAEVNGNCTMQGGLAKQSPFVYATAFWPKTSGPIQLQVPSALTLLPPSFTSFCLPAQNWCAKCNASFRMTSDLVYHMRSHHKKEYAMEPLVKRRREEKLKCPICNESFRERHHLSRHMTSHN, via the exons ATGAGTTTGCATTTTTATTCGCTCGCCAACAAAGGTAAATGGGGAGGCCGAGAGCAATGCGGAGGAGAGCTTTTTCTTTCATCAG AACGAGCCTTCCCGATGGAAGATCCAAGTGTTCACAAGAGTTTTTGGGAGAGCGATGCCAGCAGAGCTGTCCAGCAATGTCTAACCAACATTTTCACCAGCGTCTATACAACCTGTGACATTCCAGAAAATGCCATCTTCGGACCCTGCGTGCTGAGCCACACATCCCTCTACGACAGCATCGCTTTCATTGCTCTGAAATCAACCGACAAAAGAACCGTGCCCTATATCTTTCGG GTGGATACTTCAGCAGCGAACAGCTCCTCCGAGGGCTTAATGTGGCTCAGACTAGTCCAGTCGGCCAGGGATAAAGAAGAACAAAATCTGGAGGCATATGTGAAAAACGGCCAGTTGTTTTATCGATCTCTGAGGCGGATTGACAAAGATGAAGAATTGCTTGTGTGGTATGGGAAAGAACTGTTGGAGCTGTTACTTCTCAGCAACTTCCGGGCACAAGCCAAAATAAATG GATCTTCGCCTTACACATGCCTGGACTGCAGCCAGCGATTTCAGTGCGAATACCCCTTCCTAGCACATTTGCGATTCCGCTGTCAGAAGAAGCTGGGCTGCACTGCGACGGACGAGAACATCAAGATCAGCGGAGACCGTGAGCATCAAACTGTTGACGGATCAAGTGTTAAATTCAGCCGATCCGAGCGACTGTCGGCCTTTGCCAATGTCGAAAATACTAAAACCATCACAGATTTTCACAATCTCGCCAGAGATATGGAAAATCCGAGAGAGAATGTGAGGAACCGTCGAGAAACTGAAAgcataaatgaaaataaaagaaagtacGACGAGGCGGAAGAAAAGACTCACAATATACTCCACACTGCAAAACTGTCCGAGAGAACACTGTCCATCCCAAGGGAAAATCTTTCCTGTCCTTCccagcagttcagaggaggttacTTCAACCTGAGAGAAAATGGAAGGCTAATGGCACCATCCAGCCCTGAGCCGGCAGACGCCAAGCGAAGCGCCTTCTTTGAGGTGAAACGAACTTCCCTGAATCTTAAACAGATCCCGAAAGACAGTGTTGCCGACATAGACAACAAGAATGGTGCAGGCCCCATCAGCAGCTCTCCCGGGAAGCCGCTGGACATCAAGTCTGTTCTGACTGAAACACAAGTCCCTTCCTGCCTGGACAACATTGCCATGGGCAGTGCGTTTCGGAGCGTCTCCCAACTTTGTGGCAGCGAGGAAAGGAAGAGTGCGTTTTCTCAACCAGCCAGGTCGTTTACCCAGCTCTCTCCACTCTTGGTGTCCCAGAAAGTGATTCCGGGCTTGGAGTGTCATCCTGCGGTCGGTGACTCTGCGAGGCTTTATCCAGCCAATGCTTTAACTGCAAAGCTCCAGAGCGCAGAGGTGAACGGCAATTGTACCATGCAAGGCGGCCTGGCTAAACAAAGCCCTTTCGTCTATGCGACTGCCTTCTGGCCGAAGACTTCGGGGCCCATTCAGCTGCAAGTACCATCCGCACTGACCCTCCTTCCGCCCtcattcacatccttttgtttACCCGCGCAGAACTGGTGTGCCAAATGCAACGCTTCTTTTAGAATGACATCCGATTTAGTGTACCACATGAGATCGCACCACAAAAAGGAGTACGCCATGGAGCCGCTGGTGAAAAGACGAAGGGAGGAAAAGCTTAAATGTCCCATTTGCAATGAATCCTTTAGGGAACGTCACCACCTCTCCCGGCACATGACCTCTCATAACTGA